In Listeria cossartiae subsp. cossartiae, the DNA window ACAGCTCTTTTTGATATAGATTAAATCCATTTTTCACGCCTGAAAACGCGAAACCATAGCGTAAATACATTTGATTTAACTGTTCATTCGTTTCAATACAATCCAACCGAACAAACGGAATCGACCGTTCTTCCGCTAATTTTTCCGCAAAGTAAATCATTTCCTTGCTCAAAGAAATACCGCTAAACCTACGGGCGACCATAATTCGGTGCAAATAATATGCCTTATCATGCGCCAAGTCGCCCCATAAATCCGTATCCCAATCACTCGGTGTTTTCCGAATAATCATCGCACCCGCAAGTTCACCATCATTCGTTTCAAAAAGTGCAACCTCGCCAAGCTCAATGCGTTGTTCGATGTTATGCACATCAAAGCCATGTAAAATATCGCCCCACTGGGTTGAACCCGATTCTTTTAACCAGCGAGCTGTATCCATCATTAAGTCTGTTATTGCCTGACGATCATTTGGCAAAGCAAAGCGGACTAGAAATTCCAGTCCGCCAGCCGTAATTTTATTTTGGTTCGTTGTCATCTTTTGGAGCCTCTGGATTTTCGGGAGTCTCAGGCGTTTTTGGTGCCTCAGGAGCTTCTGGAGTCTCGGGTGTTTCAGGAGTTTCTGGAACTTCTGGAACTTCGGGTTCTTTTGCTGTGTCAGGTCCAAAGCCTTCCGGGTGGGTATCTTCCACGAATGGATCAGCTTCTGTTGTTCCGAATGGGTCCACTTCTTCGTCGGCAACAATTACTGTTTCTTCTGTAAAAGTGCCTTCGCTCGCTGCAAATAAATCATCGTAGAATACAGCGATAGAAGTGATTAGATAAGGATAAACATAAAGCGAAATACCAAGTCCAATTAACCAAGCAGCTAAAAGTAGCACTAGTCCACCAAAAGCAGCACCAGCAGAAACTGTGGAGATAACTTCAGATAAACCATCATAATAAGATGAAGTGGCAACCCCACTAAATACAATAACAGATCCGACAATCGCAACGCCAATTGGAATTAAATACCAAAGTAGGAATGTAAGTGACAGTCCGAAAAGTCTGCCTTTGTGCCCATTCATCATATGGCGGCTTTCTGTAATAGCATCTAATGGAGAAATATTAGGATTATCTCTCAAAATGAAGAGTGTTTGTGAATAAGAGTAAGTTTTAATAATCCCAGGTACGATTAGTAGTAAGCCCCATAAGAAAGTGAAAATACAAATTAGCAAGTAAGCTACAAATGTACGGCCAAATTCTTTAAAGCCACTAAACATATAAGCAACATCAGGTTGTTCTCCGCGGCTAATTGCCAGGTACACCCAAGAAACACCAGTGTATAATGGTCCTGTTACTAGTATCATAGCAACCTGACCTACGAAAGGAATCCAACCAAGTATTCCTCCGGTTATTGTTAAGATTAACCAAGCGAGTACAAAAATCCCAATGGCAATTCCCCAGTTACCACGTAGCGACTCTTTCGCGGTTCTTTTTACTTGTGAAATAGTCATCATAATGAAAACTCCTTTTTCGTTTATTTTAGTATAATAGCAAAAATACCTACTCCTAAAATAGCACACTTTCCAGCACTAATACAGTAATAAGAGGCGTGATAAAAAAATGCTCAAAAAAGGATTACATTTCTATTTTTAGGGGAAAAGTAATTTTATGTAGTATGATTAATTTGGAGGTGGCGCATATGGCCCATGAGAATTTAAGAGAATTAGAAGATCAATTAATTGAGTTGCGACAAACGTATCAAGAAGTAATCAGCGAAACGAGAGTCTTTGAAGACCCCCAACTCCAAAATGGTCCAATCAATGCAGCGGAAGTTAGATTAAGTGCATTACGTCACGAGATTGCCGAAGTAGAGAAGAAAATCAAAAAAGCAGAGAGCGAAACCGAATAAGAAAAAGGCGTCCATTTGTTGATTTAGCAGAGGGGCGTTTCTTTTACGTAGATTTGGAGGTGTAACGATGAAGCCAATTTTTGCTGTAGGGGATGTTCACGGAGAAATAACGCTTTTAGACGAGTTGCTGGAAAACTGGGATAAAGAGCGCGAACGACTTTTGTTTGTTGGGGATTTGATTGATCGCGGCGAAAACCCAGCAGCAGTACTTAGAAAAGTAAAAGCTTTGGCCGACCAAACAGACGTGATTGTTTTAAAAGGAAATCACGAACAAATGCTACTTGATTTTCTAGAGAATCCTACAGAAAAAATGCACTATTATTTAAGCCAAGGTGGCATGGAAACCATTCAATCTTTAATCGCCGACTCCTTAGATAAAAAAATGACGCCAGAAGGATTAGCGGAGCGGATTAAAAATGAGGCTTCGGAGCTGATTGATTTTATCCGGAATTTGCCACTTTATTATGAAGAAGGTAAATATGTATTTGTGCATGCGGGAGTAGATTTTTCTAAAAAAGATTGGCATGATACCGAGGAACGCGATTTTTTCTGGATTCGCGAACCATTTTTATTTGGGAAGAACAACACTGGGAAAGTCTTTATTTTCGGGCATACACCAGTGCAAAATTTACATAGTAATGGAAGTTCGGGTATTTGGGTTTCGGACGATAAAACGAGGCTCGATATCGATGGTGGCGCGGTTTTTGGCGGAGAACTTCACGGAGTTGTCGTAGAAGAGACGGTCATCACCAAAAGTTTTTCTGTAAAAAAATAAGCATCAAATGGGCTCTTTCAAAGTGCTCATTTGATGCTTTTTTATTTAATAATACGGTGCCATAAATAAGTATACTAGTACGCCGGTTAAGCTGACATATAGCCAAATCGGCATGGTCCAACGAACGATTTTTTTATGTTTCTCAATTTGCATCGTCCAGCCCCATACAAGTGCAAATAGCGCGAGTGGAACGACGATTGCCGCTAAGAAACTATGTGTAATTAAGATGAAAAAGTAGATTGGACGGATAATTCCAACTCCGCCAAATGTGGAAGTTTCTGCTGAAATATAGTGAAACGTTAAGTAAGTTACTAAGAAGAATAACGTTGATGTAAATGCTGCTAAAATAAAGCCACGGTGCATTTTAATGTTTTTCTTTTTTATAATCGCCCAAAGTGCAATAACTAAAAATACAAAGGTAAAACTATTAAAGATGGCGTTCATCCGCGGGAAAATAGTAATGTCGAAATGCACTGCCCCTTGATATCCAATTGGTGAGAAGAATAGTAGCAAAATCACCACAACCGCGACAAATGAAATAATCATTATCGGCCAAAAATAGTTTTTATCTGATGTCGGCTTTGTGAGTTTTTCTTTATTTTGTTCCATGAAAAAAATAGCCCCCTAAATATAAAAATTGCTGTACTTCTTTCATTATACATGACGAACATATCGGATGCGAAAGATTGAACTTTTAAGGTATAATGGTTGGGGAAAGGGTGTTTCGTATGTCGATAATTGCACGAGAATTAACAAAAGCGGAAGAAGCCGAAATTATCCGTTTAAAAGAAGAAGGCGAAGTAATGCTCCAAACGGATGGAACTCCAGAAGAGCGAATTGAGAAAATCGCTGCGTACTTAAAAGATACCTCGCCAGATCCTGATTTGGCAGAAGAACTTGGTTATGTTTTAGGTTCTTTATACGGAGAAGCAGTACGGGAAAAGTATCAGTGGAAATGGCTGTTTGTCTCTGAAAACGATTTAGAAGGTTACGCAATCACGTCGAAAGAGCATGGCTATACGTTTATGGTGCATGACTATTTTATGCAAGTAATCGTTCAAAACAAACCAGATAATAGTAAAATGTTATTTGAGTTAATGGTTGATATGACAGGGAATCGGGATGATTTTCGGATGATTGGGTGAGGGATAACTGTTTTATTGATGAGGTGATGCGCGGTGAACGGAAACGAGCAAAAAGTGTTGGTTTTAAATAATTTAGTGGAGCATTATGGTTATCAAGATTGGTGGGAAGAGGAGAATCGTCTTGCTGATTGGTTGTCGATGATATTAATTCAGCGCACGACAGAGAAAAATGCCAAGCTAGCATTAGCCAATCTGGCGCCATTTTTAGATTTAGAGAGTTTAGTTGCTATCGATATGGCGAAATTAGAGGAACTAATCTACCCAGCCGGTTTTTATAAACAAAAAAGTATTTATATTAAGGCGCTAATCCAGTGGTTTGTCAGCCATGGAGCTAGTTTTGATAAGTTTCGACGCTATTCAACAGAAGATTTGCGAAAAGAATTATTGGGCATAAAAGGCGTCGGAGAAGAAACTGCTGACGCGATGTTGCTATATATTTTTGAGCGGAATGTGTTTATTGCTGATTTGTATGCGAGGCGATTATTTACGCGATTAGATTTTGGCGAATATACAACCTATGAGCAAATGCGCGAAGAATTTATGCCTATTGTAGGAAAAATTTCGCATAAATTATGCAAAGAATGGCACTCAGTTATCGATGTTCATGGGAAGCATTTTGGCAAGAATAAGACGATGGATGAAACGTGGTTATTGGAAAGTAAGTAATAGCAAGGGAAGCCGTGGATTTTACTGTGAAAATTGTGAAAGCTGAGAAAGCGGCAATTGTTGTTGCGGAAAATCCTGGAGTAACACCCAAGCCAAAAAGGGAAGAGGAGTTAGTGATAAGGAAACTCCCACTAACTGGTGACACGACTTCGAAAGCGATATTCGTTGGGCTTCTTTGTTTGGGAACTTGGCTTCTA includes these proteins:
- a CDS encoding metallophosphoesterase family protein, with the protein product MKPIFAVGDVHGEITLLDELLENWDKERERLLFVGDLIDRGENPAAVLRKVKALADQTDVIVLKGNHEQMLLDFLENPTEKMHYYLSQGGMETIQSLIADSLDKKMTPEGLAERIKNEASELIDFIRNLPLYYEEGKYVFVHAGVDFSKKDWHDTEERDFFWIREPFLFGKNNTGKVFIFGHTPVQNLHSNGSSGIWVSDDKTRLDIDGGAVFGGELHGVVVEETVITKSFSVKK
- a CDS encoding Lmo0654 family protein encodes the protein MAHENLRELEDQLIELRQTYQEVISETRVFEDPQLQNGPINAAEVRLSALRHEIAEVEKKIKKAESETE
- a CDS encoding endonuclease III domain-containing protein codes for the protein MNGNEQKVLVLNNLVEHYGYQDWWEEENRLADWLSMILIQRTTEKNAKLALANLAPFLDLESLVAIDMAKLEELIYPAGFYKQKSIYIKALIQWFVSHGASFDKFRRYSTEDLRKELLGIKGVGEETADAMLLYIFERNVFIADLYARRLFTRLDFGEYTTYEQMREEFMPIVGKISHKLCKEWHSVIDVHGKHFGKNKTMDETWLLESK
- a CDS encoding GNAT family N-acetyltransferase, producing MTTNQNKITAGGLEFLVRFALPNDRQAITDLMMDTARWLKESGSTQWGDILHGFDVHNIEQRIELGEVALFETNDGELAGAMIIRKTPSDWDTDLWGDLAHDKAYYLHRIMVARRFSGISLSKEMIYFAEKLAEERSIPFVRLDCIETNEQLNQMYLRYGFAFSGVKNGFNLYQKELS
- a CDS encoding DUF975 family protein codes for the protein MTISQVKRTAKESLRGNWGIAIGIFVLAWLILTITGGILGWIPFVGQVAMILVTGPLYTGVSWVYLAISRGEQPDVAYMFSGFKEFGRTFVAYLLICIFTFLWGLLLIVPGIIKTYSYSQTLFILRDNPNISPLDAITESRHMMNGHKGRLFGLSLTFLLWYLIPIGVAIVGSVIVFSGVATSSYYDGLSEVISTVSAGAAFGGLVLLLAAWLIGLGISLYVYPYLITSIAVFYDDLFAASEGTFTEETVIVADEEVDPFGTTEADPFVEDTHPEGFGPDTAKEPEVPEVPETPETPETPEAPEAPKTPETPENPEAPKDDNEPK
- a CDS encoding DUF420 domain-containing protein, producing the protein MEQNKEKLTKPTSDKNYFWPIMIISFVAVVVILLLFFSPIGYQGAVHFDITIFPRMNAIFNSFTFVFLVIALWAIIKKKNIKMHRGFILAAFTSTLFFLVTYLTFHYISAETSTFGGVGIIRPIYFFILITHSFLAAIVVPLALFALVWGWTMQIEKHKKIVRWTMPIWLYVSLTGVLVYLFMAPYY
- a CDS encoding LPXTG cell wall anchor domain-containing protein yields the protein MIRKLPLTGDTTSKAIFVGLLCLGTWLLVRKK